The Actinomycetota bacterium genome includes the window TCAACTTCCGCGACCAGGACGACATCAACCTCTACACGGACAGCTGCGCCCGGGACGTCCTCGACGAGGTCGGGTTCGATCGTCCCCCCGGCCACCCGAGCGAAGATCCGGACCAGCACCGCATGCAGATCAGCATCGAGCGGCTGCCCGAGGTCGACGCCGACGTCCTCTTCTACTTCGTGGGCAGCGCGGCAACCGGTCCGGCGGCGGCCGCGGCCGAGACCCGACGCATCCAGAGCAACCCGCTCTGGGGCCAACTCGAGGCGGTTCGGCAGGAGCGTGTCTACGAGACCGACCCGCGCTGGTGGTTCAGCTGCGGGTCGGTGCAGGCCGCCGAGCGCATCCTCGACGACCTGTTCGACCTGTTCGTGGACGCTCGATGAGCGAGGTTGCGACGGCGGGGTTCCGGCATGCGAGCCCGCGG containing:
- a CDS encoding ABC transporter substrate-binding protein — protein: MLGNTLFVEESYDRLREIAPTVGLATFLDRDWKVTVREAGRVLGAEGRMERALEDYEQRIEQFRSPSDVEGVTASLVNFRDQDDINLYTDSCARDVLDEVGFDRPPGHPSEDPDQHRMQISIERLPEVDADVLFYFVGSAATGPAAAAAETRRIQSNPLWGQLEAVRQERVYETDPRWWFSCGSVQAAERILDDLFDLFVDAR